The Qingshengfaniella alkalisoli sequence GGCTGTTCAGCTCGTAGAGCTTCGGACCTGCGCCGGACATCCTCCGCGCTTTGTTGTAATTCGGCGATCCGCGCCTGCATCCATTCGGCAAGACGTTCTGTCGATTCCAGGTTGGCGACGAGATTGTCTTCGAGATACGCTTCGCCATAGGCGTTCACGATCTGCGACGTCAATTCCGGATCGAACCCGACATAGCTGACATCAATGGTAAAGCTTTGCCCGATCCGCTGAATGCCGATCGTGCGCTGAAGCTTCACGGCAGCACCCTGAATCGCAGCATCTTCTCGTTCCTGTTGCGATCCTTCGGGTTGGGTGACAGGGTCAGACCCGTTCCCGATCATACCGCGTACCATACTCTTCGCAGACTCCAGCAGGTTGCGGGCCAGAGAAGTTGGCGGACGGGTGAAGGCCGGGTTTTCGTGCAGGTTCAGTTCACGTACCACTTGCTCGGCCAATGTCAGCGACCGCAGAACCTGCATTTCGTTCAGCAGCGACGTATCGTTGCGGATATAAGGCATGCTGGCGGTAATATCTTCACTGTTGTCACCCGCGCGTACGTCAACAAGAATTGTCGTTGCAGCGTAGTATTGTTCCGGCGTCGTAGCATGTTTCAACAGCCCCAGCCCAAGGCCAAGCCCTGTGCACAGAACGAGCGGCACCGCCTGACGACGCAACGCAGCCAGTAAATCTCCCAGCGTTTTGGCCTCGTTCAATGACGAACGACCAGATGCATCATGCGCGAGCTCTGCATCCTGAATTCTGAACCCGTACTCGTTCAAGCCGTTGCCCTCATCGCTAGACCTGCTTCCCGGCCGGTTCGGCCCCGTAAAGTTCCAGTTCGCGTGCGCCTGCCAACCCGGCAATCACGCCCGCGTGGAGAACACCGCGAAGCATCGCCTGGTTGCGTCTGGTCGCGTCATACGCACCAAAGCCTGCCGCGGCGAGGCAGTAGAGCAGCTTTACTCCGGCCAATCCAATATCGGCAGGTAGCTTCAGCAGTGTACCGGACCTCCGCTTCAACCGCCCATGTGTCTGTCCCATCCGGTAACGGCGACGCAACAACCAGCCGACTTTCTGACGCTCTGAAGGAACATCCTCGCGCACCAAGGCATCTTCGGCATAGACGATGTCACCACCGGCTTTCGCGATAGAGGTAAAATACGCGGTATCTTCCCCTCCCGTACGTCCCAGGCCGGGTTCGAAGCGCAGATCGCGGATCGCAGGCCAGTCGCGATCCAGCAAAGCGTTGCACGTATAGCCGGTTCTGATTTTGCCATCGACCCAGACCGGGCGGGTGGAATGTATTGCCGAACGCCGCATCCATTGTGGCGCATCATCGCCATAGACGGCATCAACCGGCCCGAGAACAGCCTGCGCTCCACTGCGCCGCATCTCGGTCCAAAGCGCTGCAATCCAATTTGGGCTTGCGACTTCGTCATCGTCGATGAATGCCAGAAACCTGCCCTGTGCGTGATCGAGAGCCCCGTTTCGAGCGATCGAAATGTTCGCGCCCGGACAATGAACGTAGCGCATAGGCACTACATCGTGCTCTGCCCTTTCAACGACGGTGCGCGCGGACGGAGAGACGTCATTATCGATCACGAGAACCGAGATCGTGACACCTTCGGGCAACTCCTGTCGCGCCAGTGAATCAAGAGTTTGGCGGAGAATGGGCCTGCGAAAGGTACAAACACATATCTCGATATGAACCCTCTCTTCCGTCATCGTGCTGCCTTCAGGGAACTGCCGTCCATGCCAAGAATATGTTCCAGCAGTTTACGCCAGAAGCCATACGACCATGAAACATGCATAACCATGGCTGACACGCCCACCAGAACCAACTTTGGTCGTCGCTCGCGAATAGCCATGCCCAGGCCCGCACCGAGCGTCACAGCCAACCACAGCAGCGCTGGCAAGGCGAAGACCCAATGTACGCTGGAAAACAATGCCAGCAACAAAGCGGGAAGAACCGCCATCACCTTCGTTTGGCGCAGACGCGGCACAATCGCATGTTTCAGGAATGTGCCCGCACGACCACGACCGTAATTACAATACTGGCGCGCCAAAGCCTTGAACGTGGACCGTGGAAAATAGACAATTGCAGGATCGGGTGTCAGCCAAATCCGGTATCCTCGCTCACGCAGACGGAAGTCAAGTTCCGCGTCTTCGTTATGGGTGAATGCCGGATCGTAGCCACCAACCGCCCGGAAGGCCGACAACCGCATCAACGCATGATGCCCATGGTCGACGAACTGGCCCTCGGTCCGCATACGGTGGCTCGATCCCCCGTTGCCTACAGGAGCATTCTGAGCAGCAGCATTGACTTGCTGGATGATAGCTTCCCCCTCCGCAATCATGCTGACAACGATGCTATCGGCACCAGTCCTATCCATTTCCGCCATCAACCGGTCGCAATAATCGTCGGGATAGCCGCAATGCGCATCAATCCGAAACAGGTGAGACGCGTTTTCTCCCGCGCATGACACTGCCAGGTTAATCCCCGCGCTTTGAATACGATCCGGGTTATGCAGCAGTGTGACGCGAGGATTACTTGTCACAAACTGTGAGACGATCTCTTTTGTGCCGTCAGTGCTTCCTCCATCAACGACAACGATCCGGCCCCCGACGCGATCCAAAGTACGAGTCAATTGTTCTAGCAGCTGTGCTATGTGCTGCGCTTCGTTCAGGCAAGGAACGACAATCAATGCGTTCCGTTTCTGTCCGCGCCTCTGATCCTGCGGCGTTGGCATCTGCTGAGCACCTCGATTGATCTGAACGTTTCGACGACCGAAGCCGGCCATGATATAGTGCACCTGCAGCATGACTATCGATGCACCTCGAGAATTGCACGTCGGACCCGCATCTCCTCGAATTATCGGCGGATTTTCGTCACTCATATTTCCTTCCATGCCTAATTCTTTGTCATCAGAATGCTGCAAAGGCTAAGTATTTGGCGAGCTGTGATGGGTGGCAGCCATGCGCCGGATGTCGGACCCATCATCAAATGTCCATTTGAGGGTAATTTGACCATTCCGGCACAGGATTAATGACCATCGGTCGCGCTGCGGTTGGTGATATTGTTTAATATCATAAGCTTACGTCAGTACGGTTTTTTCGGGTCTTCAGAACGACGCCATCAAGCGCTGCGCTGGTGGCCTCCATTGACGGCCATGGGGCATCCCTCACCTCCACCCCGGCCGGGTTCTTTCCAACACGTCCCTCTTGCAGAAACTCTGCCCGAGGGCTCGGCCCATCGCGCCTGAAGGGATCTCCATGACGAAGATCAAGTTCATTGCCGCCCGCTTCCCGGCGAGGGCAAACTCGACATCAAGCGCCGTTTCGAATGGCACCTGCGCAAGCTCCGGGTGGTGAAGGACGGCGTGTTTCCTCTCATGGGCACTACATCCCTCTATGCAATCGTCGAGGTGATCGATCCGGTGAGAAAGGCGCACGACCACAATCGCAGGCATGTCACCCGGATGATAGACACAACGGAATCACTGGCGGCAACTGCGAAGAATGGCTCAGTCCTTCAGGGTTCCACACTTTGCTCTACAAGCGTGACCCAGCCTCGCCTCCTCATGTGTGTGGAGTTTTGGCGGCCCTGAAGCTCGGTTGCTATTCGACACGACAAGGCGGTTCAGAGCACTTCGGGACAGACATCGCTGCAAGATCCAATTGCAGCAACATGCACGAATTGTACCCCGCAACCTTGGGCCCGCAAGCGTATCCCATTCGCAAGCATCACTTGGCCAACAATCCGGTGCCATCTAAAACTGATTGAAAATATCTGGACATGAAATAGCGAAGAATGTTCAGGAACATCAAAGGATTCGAGCCACCTACCAGGACGCCTCCGGAGCGAACCGTCAATAAATTTGATCCAAAACGTCTTCCTTTTTTGGCTCTGGCTGAATGGAGCGCGTTCCGTGATCATGCACCAGTCACGCGGCCATACGAGGGCTTCTTGCTCCGCTTTTTGCCGGTGCATTCCAAGTTCCTTGTGTTAGTTCAATTCCATGGACATTGTTCTCGTAACGACCATCCTCGCATCGCTTTTCCTGGTCATCGGCATGGCAGAACCGCTGGCCGCGCGGTTTCGTCTGCCCTATTCCGTGATCCTCGCGATGCTCGGCATCCTGATCGGTGTGAGCGCGACCTTCTTCCTGCGTACCGAACTGACCGATGCCCTGAACCCGGTGGCCGCGGCGATTCTGGGTCTGCCGATCCGGTCCAATGTGTTCCTCTACGTCTTTCTGCCCACGCTACTGTTCCAGACGACGCTGGGGATGAACCTGCGCCGGATGTTGGACGATTGGGTGCCGATCCTTGTGCTGGCTGTCGTGGCGGTAGTCGTGGCCACGCTGAGCGTCGGCTACGCTTTGTCATGGGCAAGCGCCCTGCCGCTGGCGGCGTGTCTGCTGATCGGCGCTATTGTATCCACGACCGATCCCTCGGCGGTGGTGTCGATCTTCCGGTCGATCTCGGCCCCGCGTCGGCTTGCGCGGATCATCGAGGGCGAAAGCCTGCTGAACGATGCAGCAGCCATCGCGCTTTTCGGACTGTTCATGGGCTTCGTGATGCTGGGCGTGCCGGACCCGAACCTCGGCGACGCACTGGCACAGTTCCCGGTGCTGATCGCGGGGGGCGCGCTGATGGGCTGGCTGGCAGCGCGGATCGCCGTCTGGGTCATGGCGTTCTTTGCCCGCTTCGAGCGGGCGCAGATCTCGATCTCGGTGGCGCTGCCCTACCTGGCCTATATCGGCGCGGAACAGATGATCGGCGCCTCGGGCGTGATCGCGGTCGTGGTGGCGGGCATGACCCTGAACCTGGCCGGGCCGGGGCGCCTGCCGCCGCAATGCTGGACCAACCTGCGCGAGGTCTGGGACCTGCTGGCACATTGGGCAGGGGCGCTGATCTTTATCCTCGCAGCACTCCTGATCCCGCGGCTGCTGGAAGAAGTGCGCCTGACCGATTTCGTTCTGATGGGCGTGGTGATCCTCGCCGCCATCGCGGCGCGGGTGGTGATCCTCTTCGGCCTGCTGCCCCTGCTCACACTCCTGCGCGCCTCGCCCGCGGTCGAGCGGCCCTATCGCGTCGCGATCCTCTGGGGCGGCCTGCGCGGCGCGGTCACGTTGGCCCTGGCCCTTGCGGTGACCGAAAGCTTCCGGGTGCCGGTCGAGGTCAAGCGCGTGGTCGGCATCCTTGCCACGGGCTTCACGCTCTTCACGCTGATGGTACAGGGCACGACGCTGCGCTGGGTGATTGCCCGGCTCGGCCTAGACCAGTTGTCTCCGATCGACCGGGCGCTGTCGCGGCAGGTCGTGGCTGTCGCCCTCCAGACAGTGCGCGAGGACGTGGCGCGGACCACTGAGAATTACGAGTTGTCCCACGACATCGTGCGCGCCGAGGCGAAGCGCTTCGGCGAGCGGCTGGATGCTGCGGTGAAGACCGCCGAGGACAGCGCCGACATCCTCGACCGTGACCGGATTACGCTGGGGCTGATCGCGCTGGCCGGGCACGAACGTGATACAATCCTGGCCCGTGTCCGGGAGCGAACGATTTCGGCCAGCATGGCCGAGCGGGTTCTTTCGCATGCTGACCGGCTGATCGAGGGCGCGCGGATCGGCGGGCGCAGCGATTATCAGCGCGTTGCGCGGCGCAGCGTCGCCTACGACCGCGCCTTCCGCGCGGCGGTGGTGCTGCACAGCCGACTAGGCCTGTCGGCGCCGCTGGCACGTATGACCGCCGACCGGTTCGAGCGTCTGCTGACAGAGCGTCTGATCCTGCGCGACCTGGGCCGCTTCATCGACGGCCGCATCCGCCGTATCCACGGCCGGCGGGTGGCAGACCTGCTACACGAGTTGCTGGCGCGCCGGGTTGAGGCGGTGGAGACGACGCTAGAGGGGCTACGCCTGCAATATCCCGGCTATGCCGAGGAACTCGAACGCCGTTTCATCCGGCGCACGGCGCTGCGACTCGAGGAAAGGGAATATACCACCATGCGCGAGGACGGATTGATCGGCGCAGAGGTTCATACCGCGCTCATGCAGGACGTCGCCGCCCGTCGGGCCGCCGCAGAGCGGCGCCCACCCCTCGATATTGCACCCCAGCGGGCGCAGCTCGTCCGGCAGTTTCCGCTCTTCGCGGATCTCGAAGACGCCGCGCTGAAGCGGCTGGGACGGGCGCTCAAGACGCGCTACGTCAACGCTGGCGACGTCATCATCCGCAAGGAAAGCGCTGCGAAGAGCGTGTTCTTCATCGCATCAGGCGCTGTAGAACTGGAGAGTGCAGGCCAGATCTGGCGGTTGGGTCGTGGCGAAATGTTCGGCCAGATGGCGATCCTGATGGAGCGGCCCAGGCGGGCAGAGGTGCGCGCCATCGCGCCCTCGACCCTGCTGGTGCTCGACGAGGAACGGTTCCGACGCTTGCTCAAGCGGAGCAAGGCGTTGCGGCAAGCGGTGCGCACGAGCGCCGAAAAGCGCGGAATAGATCCGGATGCGCTGTTCTCCGACACCCCGAATGTCGCGTGAACCGTCACCTTCCTGCTTGCACGCCGCCTTTCCTTCCACCTCGGCGAACTGTGGATATCCGGCCCGAGGAAACCGTAATGCGGCGTTGCCGCTCACCGGAAAGCAAGTCCGGTTCATCCGCAAGAACAACGTGTAGATTGCCTGTCTTGGGATAGATAGATGCGCGACCTTGGTTCGCCCCTTGGCGCGGGTTTCTTACGGCGTTGAATCGAGTCTCGCGGACCTGGCCAACTCGTGGACAAGGCGAGCGCACTGGCCGGTCTCTGCCGCTGTCCTGCTTCGGCACCTTAACGGTCCGGGCAGCGGGTCTGTTAGAGGCCGATCCGAAACTGATTGAGTGCATTCGGCAGGTTGTGGTTCTGTTCGTTTGCGAGACAGAACGGAAATCACGATGGGCTGGACCGAATTCACTCGGAAACGATATGCGCTTGGCACGCGCCATCTGGCAAGACCCTGATCAAATTCAGAGAGTTTCGAACGGGCTCTAAGCCTAGTCTGCTCGGCCAACCAGAAGCTTGTCGATGCGCCGTCCATCCAGATCGGCGACTTCGACCGTCCATCCCTGCAGTTCCAGTCTCTGTCCGACCTCGGGCAGATGTCCGACTTTCTCAAGGACCAAACCAGCAACCGTCTCGAAGTCGCGGTCTGCGTCGATCTCCAGCGACAGCAGGTCGGCAAACTCGTCCACCGGCATCCAGCCTGCGATCAAGTAGGTTCCATCGGCCCGTGTCACGGCCTTGGGTTCGTCGGTGGCGCTGTCCGGAAACTCGCCTGCGATAGCTTCCAGCACGTCCATCGGGGTGATGATCCCCTCGAAATGCCCGTACTCGTCATAGACCAGCACCATGTGCGCCGGTGCCGTCCGCAGGCGATCCACGACGTCTAGCGCGCTTTGCCCGTCCCGGACCACCGGCGCCTCGCGCAGCAGGGCCCGCAGATCGAACGGCTCGTTCATCAGCGCGGGGGCAAGGATGTCGCGGGTGGTCAGAACGCCGGTGATGTTGTCGACGTCCCCTTCCCAGACTGGCAACCGGGACCGGCTGAGGTCGTGCAGGCGCTGCAGGAGTTCCGCCTTGTCGCTGCTGGCATCGAGCGTCTCGACCTCATGCCGCGGCGTCATCAGCCCCCGCGCGGTTCGGTCGGCGACCCGCATCACGCCGGCGATCATCTGGCTCTCGGCCTGGTCCATGGCGCCAGAGCTTTCCGCCTCGGCAACGATCAGCCGGACCTCCTCGTCGCTCACCCCGCGTGATTGGTTGCCCGACTGGCCAAGCAGGGCCAGCACCAGCTTGCCCGACCGGTCGAGCACCCAGACCAGCGGGGCTGCGACGCGAGCGATGATCCGCATCGTCGGGGCGACGCGCGCGGCGACCTGTTCCGGCGCACGCAGGGCGATCTGCTTGGGAACCAATTCGCCCACGATCAGCGACAGGTAGGTGATCGCCACCACCACCGACCCAACTCCGACCGGCTGTGCATAGGCTGGCGGCATGCCAGCCTCGATCAGGCTCGCCGCCAGACGCGCACCCAGCGTCGCGCCGGAAAAGGCGCCCGCGAGGATGCCAACCAGCGTGATGCCGATCTGCACGCTGGACAGGAATCGGCCGGGATCTTCGGCCAGCCTGATGGCGGTCGCGGCCCCCTTACTGCCCTTGTCGGCCATAAGTTTCAGCCGCGCGGGCCGGGCCGAGACGATGGCCAGTTCGGACATCGCCAGAAGGCCATTGATCAGCGTCAGCAGAATGACGATCGCAATCTCGAGGTACATTTTCTCCAACTCTTGCCGATGCTCCGGCCATTTATCGTGATGATGGTGTATACTGTTGCGCTTCTGGTGGCCACGGGCCGCGCTTGGCACCGTCGGTCAGTTCCTGAAAATGCGGAAAGCGCTTGCGGCGGCGTCCCACAGATTCAGCAAGCGGACATAGAAATGCTCGCGCGCAACGAAGGGCCGATCGCCGCGCCCGAGAAATTCTTCCACCTCGAATGCGTCGAGCAGGCATCCCAGACGGCGGCGGCGGATGCCGCTTGGCCTGGCGTGCCCGATATCGCGCTCGGCAGCATCATCGGCTCGAACGTCGTCAACATCCTGCTCATCATTGGCCTGTCCGCGCTGATCTGGCCGATCAAGGTCATGGGGGCGACGCTGCGCCGCGACACGGCCGTGATGATGACCGCAGCGGTGGTTCTGGCGCCGGTCTTTGCCATGGGACAGTTGGGGCGTCTCTCGGGCCAGATCCTGGTGGCGGGTCTGGCCACTTACCTGATCTGGGCCTACCGCCAACCCAGCGGCATGGAAGCCGTGGGCGTCGGCATTCCTGCTCCGGCCTTGGCGCTCGTGTCGACCCTGTGGATCATCGGTGGCCTTGTCGCCCTCATGGTCGGCGCTCGTTTCCTTGTTGATGGCGCGGTCAGCATCGCGCACGGCTATGGGATTTCGGAAACGCTCATCGGCCTGACCATCGTTGCCGTCGGCACATCGCTGCCGGAACTGACGACATCGCTGATCGCCGCCTTCCGCCGCCAGTCCGAGATCGCCATCGATGACATCGTCGGATCGAACATCTTCAACGTGCTGGGCATCCTAGGTGTGACCGCGTCGATCCCGGTGGCGTCGCGGTTCCTGACCTTCGATCTGCCCGTGATGATCGCCGTTTCGCTGATCCTGACAGCACTGCTGCTGACCCGCCCGGTGATTGGGCGCGGGATCGGCCTGGCGATGCTGGCGGGCTATGTCGCCTACGTCTGGACCGCCCAGGGATGACAAACGCTTCCACGCACGATATGAGAAGGCTTGGAGCGATCGTGTCGCGGCTTCTCGTTGTGCTGGCGCTTGTGCTACTCGGTCTACCGAAGGGTCATGCGGACGGGATGGCGGCGAACCCCGGTCCTGCCGCCCAAAGCACGGTCGAGCAGGCCTTGGGCATCCCCTCCGGGCAGAGCGGCACTTGCTGCGCGCGCATCTGCCCGACGATACGTCGCCAGACGCGGTGGTGCCGAACGCTGCCGTTCAGGCATGGTCGTATCGCTTTGCGACAACGGTGGTGCCTGCACCCACAGATTGCAGTATCCTGAAGGCTCGTGTGCACGGAATGAGACAGTACCATGCCTCTCGATCTGATCGTTCTAGCCCCCTATGCTGCGATCTTACTGCTTCTGGCAGTATTCATCGCCTTCGCGTTGGAAGTTCAGCCGCCTGAAATTGTCGCATTCTGCGGCGCCGTCGCTGCGCTAGTTATCGGACTGGTGGACCCTGATGACGTTCTCGCGCCGCTCGCCAATCCGGCGCCGGCAACCATCGGGGCGATGTTCATCCTGAGCGCAGCCCTTGTGCGAACAGGCGTTCTGGAAACCGTAAGCGGCATCTTGGGCCGATATTCGTCGACCTATCCGAGGCTGACGATCGGATTGTTTTTCGGCTCCGCTGCCATCGCTTCGGCCTTCATGAACAACACGCCGGTTGTCATGGTGCTGATCCCGGTCGTCATCACGCTCGCGCGCGAGATGAAGATCGCAGCATCCCACCTGCTGATCCCCTTGTCTTACGTGGCCATACTTGGCGGAACCTGCTCGCTCATCGGAACCTCCACGAACCTCCTGGTCGACGGCGTCTCTCGGGATCTGGGGCTGGCACCTTTCGGTATCTTCGAGATTGCGCCGCTCGGGATCATTGTCGCCCTGATCGGCGCCGCGTTTCTGGCGGTTGCGGCACCGCGCTTTCTTCCCGTCCGTCAGACCGTCGGATCCAGTCTGCCTGAGCGGGATCAGCGCAGGTGGCTGGTCGAAATGTTCATTCCGGCAGGGTCGCCGTTGGTTGGCACGCCGCCCCGTAAGGTGGCTGCCTTCCAAACCGGGGGCAGCCGGGTCGTCGATCTTGTCCGCGGCAATGTTTCTCATCGCCAGACGCTGGATGACACTGATCTCCAGGCGGGAGACATGGTGGTGCTCGCCACCCGAGAGGCGGAACTCATGGGTTTTCGCGATGGCATCTTGGCGGACAAGGCGATCACTGGCACGGAGCCATCGACGACCCGACGCACGTCCGTGGTCGAGGTTCTGGTTGGTCCGGACACCCGGGCACTTCACAGGATGATCGGTCG is a genomic window containing:
- a CDS encoding glycosyltransferase family 2 protein — its product is MTEERVHIEICVCTFRRPILRQTLDSLARQELPEGVTISVLVIDNDVSPSARTVVERAEHDVVPMRYVHCPGANISIARNGALDHAQGRFLAFIDDDEVASPNWIAALWTEMRRSGAQAVLGPVDAVYGDDAPQWMRRSAIHSTRPVWVDGKIRTGYTCNALLDRDWPAIRDLRFEPGLGRTGGEDTAYFTSIAKAGGDIVYAEDALVREDVPSERQKVGWLLRRRYRMGQTHGRLKRRSGTLLKLPADIGLAGVKLLYCLAAAGFGAYDATRRNQAMLRGVLHAGVIAGLAGARELELYGAEPAGKQV
- a CDS encoding glycosyltransferase family 2 protein, coding for MPTPQDQRRGQKRNALIVVPCLNEAQHIAQLLEQLTRTLDRVGGRIVVVDGGSTDGTKEIVSQFVTSNPRVTLLHNPDRIQSAGINLAVSCAGENASHLFRIDAHCGYPDDYCDRLMAEMDRTGADSIVVSMIAEGEAIIQQVNAAAQNAPVGNGGSSHRMRTEGQFVDHGHHALMRLSAFRAVGGYDPAFTHNEDAELDFRLRERGYRIWLTPDPAIVYFPRSTFKALARQYCNYGRGRAGTFLKHAIVPRLRQTKVMAVLPALLLALFSSVHWVFALPALLWLAVTLGAGLGMAIRERRPKLVLVGVSAMVMHVSWSYGFWRKLLEHILGMDGSSLKAAR
- a CDS encoding cation:proton antiporter; amino-acid sequence: MDIVLVTTILASLFLVIGMAEPLAARFRLPYSVILAMLGILIGVSATFFLRTELTDALNPVAAAILGLPIRSNVFLYVFLPTLLFQTTLGMNLRRMLDDWVPILVLAVVAVVVATLSVGYALSWASALPLAACLLIGAIVSTTDPSAVVSIFRSISAPRRLARIIEGESLLNDAAAIALFGLFMGFVMLGVPDPNLGDALAQFPVLIAGGALMGWLAARIAVWVMAFFARFERAQISISVALPYLAYIGAEQMIGASGVIAVVVAGMTLNLAGPGRLPPQCWTNLREVWDLLAHWAGALIFILAALLIPRLLEEVRLTDFVLMGVVILAAIAARVVILFGLLPLLTLLRASPAVERPYRVAILWGGLRGAVTLALALAVTESFRVPVEVKRVVGILATGFTLFTLMVQGTTLRWVIARLGLDQLSPIDRALSRQVVAVALQTVREDVARTTENYELSHDIVRAEAKRFGERLDAAVKTAEDSADILDRDRITLGLIALAGHERDTILARVRERTISASMAERVLSHADRLIEGARIGGRSDYQRVARRSVAYDRAFRAAVVLHSRLGLSAPLARMTADRFERLLTERLILRDLGRFIDGRIRRIHGRRVADLLHELLARRVEAVETTLEGLRLQYPGYAEELERRFIRRTALRLEEREYTTMREDGLIGAEVHTALMQDVAARRAAAERRPPLDIAPQRAQLVRQFPLFADLEDAALKRLGRALKTRYVNAGDVIIRKESAAKSVFFIASGAVELESAGQIWRLGRGEMFGQMAILMERPRRAEVRAIAPSTLLVLDEERFRRLLKRSKALRQAVRTSAEKRGIDPDALFSDTPNVA
- a CDS encoding hemolysin family protein; protein product: MYLEIAIVILLTLINGLLAMSELAIVSARPARLKLMADKGSKGAATAIRLAEDPGRFLSSVQIGITLVGILAGAFSGATLGARLAASLIEAGMPPAYAQPVGVGSVVVAITYLSLIVGELVPKQIALRAPEQVAARVAPTMRIIARVAAPLVWVLDRSGKLVLALLGQSGNQSRGVSDEEVRLIVAEAESSGAMDQAESQMIAGVMRVADRTARGLMTPRHEVETLDASSDKAELLQRLHDLSRSRLPVWEGDVDNITGVLTTRDILAPALMNEPFDLRALLREAPVVRDGQSALDVVDRLRTAPAHMVLVYDEYGHFEGIITPMDVLEAIAGEFPDSATDEPKAVTRADGTYLIAGWMPVDEFADLLSLEIDADRDFETVAGLVLEKVGHLPEVGQRLELQGWTVEVADLDGRRIDKLLVGRAD
- a CDS encoding sodium:calcium antiporter; this encodes MLARNEGPIAAPEKFFHLECVEQASQTAAADAAWPGVPDIALGSIIGSNVVNILLIIGLSALIWPIKVMGATLRRDTAVMMTAAVVLAPVFAMGQLGRLSGQILVAGLATYLIWAYRQPSGMEAVGVGIPAPALALVSTLWIIGGLVALMVGARFLVDGAVSIAHGYGISETLIGLTIVAVGTSLPELTTSLIAAFRRQSEIAIDDIVGSNIFNVLGILGVTASIPVASRFLTFDLPVMIAVSLILTALLLTRPVIGRGIGLAMLAGYVAYVWTAQG
- a CDS encoding SLC13 family permease translates to MPLDLIVLAPYAAILLLLAVFIAFALEVQPPEIVAFCGAVAALVIGLVDPDDVLAPLANPAPATIGAMFILSAALVRTGVLETVSGILGRYSSTYPRLTIGLFFGSAAIASAFMNNTPVVMVLIPVVITLAREMKIAASHLLIPLSYVAILGGTCSLIGTSTNLLVDGVSRDLGLAPFGIFEIAPLGIIVALIGAAFLAVAAPRFLPVRQTVGSSLPERDQRRWLVEMFIPAGSPLVGTPPRKVAAFQTGGSRVVDLVRGNVSHRQTLDDTDLQAGDMVVLATREAELMGFRDGILADKAITGTEPSTTRRTSVVEVLVGPDTRALHRMIGRLHWRRRFGVYPIALHRNGTALDMRLSKMRLAVGDTLLLDGTREDIALLVDEERLIMLSPVGARAFRQSKAPIAIGTMAGVVVLAALNVAPILTLALVGVAIVFLTKCIDADEGIGAIDGRLLLLIVSMLTMGRALEQSGALTLIVGGVSPLLATARPIVALLLVYALTSILTELVTNNAVAVLMAPIAAGVAVQLGLDPRPFIVAVMFGASASFATPIGYQTNTLVYSAGGYRFLDFVRIGVPMNIIIGAMTVLVIPLIWPLEG